Proteins encoded in a region of the Oncorhynchus gorbuscha isolate QuinsamMale2020 ecotype Even-year linkage group LG16, OgorEven_v1.0, whole genome shotgun sequence genome:
- the LOC123999539 gene encoding claudin-4-like, translating to MGSAGVQIVCVALGILGLIGGIVCCAIPRWKVSSFTGQNIVTAQETEEGLWMTCVVQSTGQQQCKSYESLLVLPSNLQAARAMTIISCMVTSLAILILFAGADFTTCVENEDIKPKISLVAGIALLVSGLLLIIPVSWSAHNVISNFYNPLVAQKMELGTCIFIGWAAGVLLILAGGLLMCFSRAKSGSSGGTAKYYGNSASAPAANKNYV from the exons atGGGATCTGCTGGGGTACAGATTGTATGTGTGGCCCTTGGGATCCTGGGCCTGATCGGGGGCATTGTGTGCTGTGCCATCCCTAGGTGGAAAGTGTCATCATTTACAGGACAGAACATCGTAACGGCACAG gaaACTGAAGAGGGCCTGTGGATGACCTGTGTGGTGCAGAGTACTGGCCAGCAGCAGTGTAAGAGCTATGAGTCCCTGCTGGTCCTGCCATCTAACCTGCAGGCGGCCCGCGCCATGACCATCATCAGCTgcatggtcacctccctggccatCCTCATCTTGTTCGCCGGCGCCGACTTCACCACCTGCGTGGAGAATGAGGACATCAAGCCCAAGATCAGCCTTGTGGCTGGGATCGCTCTGTTGGTGTCTggcctcctcctcatcatccctGTCAGCTGGTCCGCCCACAACGTCATCAGCAACTTCTACAACCCCCTTGTGGCCCAGAAGATGGAGCTGGGAACCTGTATCTTTATTGGCTGGGCTGCTGGGGTGCTGCTGATTCTGGCTGGAGGCCTGCTCATGTGCTTCAGCAGAGCCAAATCTGGCAGCTCGGGAGGAACCGCCAAGTACTACGGCAACAGCGCTTCAGCCCCCGCAGCAAACAAGAACTACGTCTAG
- the LOC123999459 gene encoding serine/threonine-protein phosphatase alpha-2 isoform-like: protein MAEPDKLNIDSIIQRLLEVKGSRPGKNVQLTENEIRGLCLKSREIFLSQPILLELEAPLKICGDVHGQYYDLLRLFEYGGFPPESNYLFLGDYVDRGKQSLETICLLLAYKVKYPENFFLLRGNHECASINRIYGFYDECKRRYNIKLWKTFTDCFNCLPVAAIVDEKIFCCHGGLSPDLQSMEQVRRVMRPTDVPDQGLLCDLLWADPDKDVLGWGENDRGVSFTFGADVVAKFLHKHDMDLICRAHQVVEDGYEFFAKRQLVTLFSAPNYCGEFDNAGAMMSVDETLMCSFQILKPADKKLYSYGGGGGMGSGRPVTPPRNSAKGGKAKK, encoded by the exons ATGGCGGAGCCGGACAAATTAAACATCGACTCCATAATACAGCGTCTTCTGGAAG tTAAGGGCTCTCGGCCAGGCAAGAACGTTCAGCTGACAGAGAACGAGATCCGTGGCCTTTGCCTCAAGTCTCGCGAAATCTTCCTCAGCCAGCCAATCCTGCTCGAGCTTGAGGCACCACTCAAGATCTGCG GTGACGTCCATGGTCAGTACTACGACCTGCTGCGGCTGTTTGAGTACGGAGGTTTCCCCCCGGAGAGCAACTACCTGTTCCTAGGGGACTACGTGGACCGAGGGAAGCAGTCCCTGGAGACCATTTGCTTGCTTCTGGCCTACAAGGTCAAATACCCAGAGAACTTCTTCTTGCTGCGCGGCAACCACGAGTGTGCCTCCATTAACCGTATCTATGGCTTTTATGACGAGT GTAAGAGACGGTATAACATCAAGCTGTGGAAGACGTTCACAGACTGCTTCAACTGTTTACCCGTGGCTGCCATTGTAGATGAGAAGATCTTCTGCTGCCATGGAG GCCTCTCTCCAGACCTCCAGTCCATGGAGCAGGTGCGCAGAGTGATGCGACCCACAGATGTGCCTGACCAGGGCCTGCTGTGTGACCTGCTGTGGGCCGACCCAGACAAAGATGTCCTGGGCTGGGGCGAGAACGACCGCGGGGTCTCTTTCACATTCGGGGCAGACGTGGTGGCCAAATTTCTGCACAAACACGACATGGACCTTATATGCAGGGCACATCAG GTGGTAGAAGACGGTTACGAGTTCTTTGCAAAGAGACAGCTTGTTACTCTGTTCTCTGCCCCTAACTACTGTGGAGAGTTTGATAATGCCGGTGCCATGATGAGTGTGGATGAGACCCTCATGTGTTCCTTTCAG ATTCTCAAGCCAGCGGATAAGAAGCTCTACTCttatggtggaggtggaggaatggGATCTGGACGCCCCGTCACCCCGCCACGGAATTCCGCCAAAGGCGGAAAGGCCAAGAAATAA